In one Candidatus Binataceae bacterium genomic region, the following are encoded:
- a CDS encoding DDE-type integrase/transposase/recombinase, with translation MNKLTTERRAAIIGMMIEGVFIRAITRMTGVSKNTVAKLLADAGNACLDYQDRALRNLPCKRIQADEIWSFVYSKQKNVPEEKRGQFGYGDVWTWTAIDADSKLIVSWYLGRRDGDAAYSFMTDLASRLSNRVQLTTDGHHAYLNAVDEAFDRQIDYAMLVKQYGTAPEAEKRYSPPICLGADPQAIRGRPDPEHISTSYVERQNLSMRMGMRRFTRLTNAFSKKLENHMRALSIYFMHYNFVRFHQTLRVTPAMQAGVTEKLWDLSDIVRIVDDWEAAQKENSN, from the coding sequence ATGAACAAGCTGACCACGGAACGTCGCGCGGCAATTATTGGCATGATGATAGAGGGCGTGTTCATCCGCGCGATCACGCGCATGACGGGCGTGAGCAAGAACACTGTCGCCAAGTTGCTCGCGGATGCTGGTAACGCCTGTCTCGATTATCAGGATCGAGCGCTCCGCAATCTGCCGTGCAAGCGCATCCAAGCTGACGAAATCTGGTCTTTCGTTTACAGCAAGCAGAAGAACGTCCCGGAGGAGAAGCGCGGTCAGTTTGGTTATGGCGACGTTTGGACGTGGACGGCGATTGATGCGGATTCCAAGCTGATCGTTAGCTGGTATCTCGGACGGCGCGACGGCGACGCGGCCTATTCGTTTATGACCGATCTGGCGAGCAGGCTCAGCAATCGCGTCCAGCTAACCACAGATGGCCACCATGCCTATCTGAACGCCGTCGATGAAGCCTTTGACCGGCAGATCGATTACGCCATGCTGGTCAAACAATACGGGACTGCGCCGGAAGCCGAGAAGCGTTACAGCCCGCCGATTTGTTTAGGAGCAGATCCGCAGGCGATACGTGGACGCCCCGACCCGGAGCATATCTCGACCAGCTACGTCGAACGGCAGAATCTTTCGATGCGGATGGGAATGCGCCGGTTCACGCGTTTAACGAACGCTTTCAGCAAAAAGCTCGAAAACCATATGCGCGCGCTTTCGATCTACTTCATGCATTACAATTTTGTGCGCTTCCATCAGACGTTGCGCGTTACGCCCGCGATGCAAGCTGGCGTAACCGAGAAGCTTTGGGACTTGAGCGATATCGTGCGGATCGTGGACGATTGGGAAGCCGCGCAGAAAGAAAATTCAAACTGA
- a CDS encoding DUF3467 domain-containing protein produces the protein MPDSPPLEVQVNWDESRGMPIAFSNVFLIQQTPSEFFLTFGVVEPPFISTVAPTPEQIEKLKREGVKAKPIIRIAITPQRMVELLQLVQGQLAQFQTTQTH, from the coding sequence ATGCCCGATTCACCACCACTCGAAGTCCAAGTGAACTGGGACGAATCACGTGGAATGCCGATCGCGTTTTCGAACGTGTTCCTCATACAGCAGACGCCAAGTGAATTTTTTCTAACTTTTGGTGTTGTCGAGCCTCCATTTATTAGCACGGTGGCCCCGACGCCAGAACAAATTGAGAAACTCAAACGTGAAGGCGTAAAGGCCAAACCGATTATTAGGATAGCTATAACACCTCAAAGAATGGTAGAGCTGTTGCAATTGGTCCAAGGGCAACTAGCACAGTTTCAGACGACGCAGACACACTAG
- the amrB gene encoding AmmeMemoRadiSam system protein B: protein MDKPRIRPVEAVPIEQEGQTYVMLRDPAGIAPAPIAIGTGAYFLVTLFDGANTLLDLQAAFTRRFGDLLPSEHLNSLIEALDQGYFLDSPRYADRVREIHEEFARAPQRPAALAGLAYENDPTRLRAEIASYFQRPGAPGEIPPPRADGAALSGLISPHIDPRRGGAAYAHAYGELLTRERPELVIILGTSHYGMGAQLFTATRKDYATPLGAVATDRAFVDRLAARYTQGGLFAQEILHRNEHSIEFQALFLAWALGTAGYKIVPILVGSFHEMVGAGESPALDERVRGFIDALRAELAAEARRVLIIAGVDFAHVGRKFGDQFKADDKIAEWVKSADLALIENIKRGDPDGFFADVAKDRDARKICGLSPMYTQLELLRGHQARLLMHDIAMEPQTESAVSFASLAID, encoded by the coding sequence ATGGATAAACCCAGGATTCGGCCGGTCGAAGCAGTGCCCATCGAGCAAGAGGGCCAGACCTACGTCATGCTGCGCGACCCCGCGGGCATCGCGCCGGCGCCCATCGCGATCGGCACGGGCGCCTATTTTCTCGTGACACTCTTTGACGGAGCCAATACGCTGCTCGACCTTCAGGCCGCCTTCACGCGCCGCTTTGGCGATCTTCTCCCCTCGGAACATCTAAACAGCCTGATCGAAGCGCTCGACCAAGGCTATTTTCTCGACTCGCCGCGCTATGCCGATCGCGTGCGCGAGATTCACGAGGAGTTCGCCCGTGCGCCGCAGCGCCCCGCCGCGTTGGCCGGTCTCGCCTACGAGAACGATCCGACCCGGCTCCGCGCCGAGATCGCGAGCTACTTTCAGCGTCCCGGCGCACCCGGAGAAATCCCGCCGCCGCGCGCCGACGGTGCGGCGCTGAGCGGCTTGATCTCGCCGCATATCGATCCGCGGCGCGGCGGCGCCGCATACGCTCACGCCTACGGCGAACTGCTGACGCGCGAGCGTCCCGAACTGGTGATCATCCTCGGAACCTCCCATTATGGTATGGGCGCGCAGCTCTTCACCGCCACGCGCAAGGACTACGCGACGCCGCTCGGCGCGGTCGCGACCGATCGCGCCTTCGTCGACCGCCTCGCCGCGCGTTATACTCAAGGTGGTTTGTTCGCTCAGGAAATTCTCCATCGCAACGAGCACTCGATCGAATTTCAGGCCCTGTTTCTGGCTTGGGCGCTGGGCACAGCGGGTTACAAAATCGTCCCGATCCTGGTCGGCTCGTTTCACGAAATGGTCGGAGCCGGCGAAAGCCCGGCTCTCGACGAGCGCGTGCGCGGTTTTATCGACGCGCTCCGCGCGGAACTCGCCGCCGAAGCGCGGCGCGTGTTGATTATTGCCGGGGTGGATTTCGCGCACGTCGGCAGAAAGTTCGGCGACCAGTTCAAGGCCGACGATAAAATCGCTGAGTGGGTAAAGAGCGCAGACCTCGCGCTCATCGAGAATATCAAACGCGGCGATCCGGACGGCTTCTTCGCCGACGTCGCCAAGGATCGCGACGCGCGCAAGATTTGCGGCCTCTCGCCGATGTACACGCAGCTTGAACTACTGCGCGGGCATCAGGCGCGCCTGCTGATGCACGACATCGCGATGGAGCCGCAGACCGAATCAGCAGTTTCGTTCGCGAGCCTCGCGATCGATTAA
- a CDS encoding methyltransferase domain-containing protein, with protein MKRFEISAMTLGPYGLGHLDGKIVMTPNVAPGDLVEAAITDDRRDYALAGAPRVIHPGPDRREPPCIYLPRCGGCDWQQIIYAAQIRLKAELLAAEFRRAFAIDLDPRELVLPAPAEFAYRARVRLMVGRDGALGFHELQSNHLVPVERCLVAAAELEAAAVLTRVLAPRCTEIEIVAGDAGQVLIVHLSQPPAGSALAAVRAIFASDRAVAGVILRSKARRDLAGEVTVTLTPQPGCEIRAAADCFSQVNHAQNQRLVAAVMELGQITEATSVLDLFCGAGNFSLPAARRGATVTGVDADANAIAAARDNAARMNLRRTQFIAMPARETARFLERARYRPELVILDPPRTGAAQLMETVARLKAAQVLYVSCDPSTLLRDLGRLAAAGYRLGRVRAFDFFPQTHHLEAVAEMLLT; from the coding sequence ATGAAGCGATTCGAAATCAGCGCGATGACCCTCGGTCCTTACGGCCTCGGCCATCTCGATGGCAAGATCGTGATGACGCCGAATGTCGCGCCGGGGGATCTGGTCGAAGCGGCGATAACCGACGACCGTCGCGACTACGCCCTCGCGGGCGCGCCGCGGGTAATTCATCCCGGCCCCGACCGGCGTGAGCCGCCCTGCATCTACTTACCGCGTTGCGGCGGCTGCGACTGGCAGCAGATCATCTATGCCGCCCAGATTCGCCTCAAGGCCGAGCTGCTCGCCGCCGAGTTTCGCCGCGCCTTCGCGATCGATCTCGATCCGCGGGAACTGGTCCTTCCGGCGCCGGCCGAATTCGCTTATCGCGCCCGCGTCAGGCTGATGGTCGGACGCGACGGCGCGCTGGGCTTTCATGAGCTGCAGAGCAATCACCTCGTTCCGGTCGAGCGCTGTCTGGTCGCTGCCGCGGAACTCGAAGCCGCCGCTGTGCTCACTCGCGTCCTCGCCCCGCGCTGCACCGAGATTGAGATTGTCGCCGGTGATGCCGGGCAGGTTCTGATCGTGCATCTCTCCCAGCCACCCGCCGGCAGTGCGTTAGCCGCCGTCCGCGCGATCTTCGCGTCAGACCGGGCAGTCGCGGGCGTTATCCTTCGCAGCAAGGCTCGGCGGGATCTGGCCGGCGAGGTAACCGTCACACTGACGCCACAGCCGGGATGCGAAATTCGCGCAGCCGCCGATTGCTTCAGCCAGGTTAATCACGCACAGAATCAGCGGCTGGTCGCAGCCGTGATGGAGTTGGGGCAGATCACCGAGGCGACCTCGGTGCTCGACCTCTTTTGCGGCGCGGGCAATTTCAGCCTGCCCGCAGCGCGCCGCGGCGCCACGGTGACCGGCGTTGATGCCGACGCCAACGCGATCGCCGCGGCCCGCGACAACGCTGCGCGCATGAATTTGCGCCGCACACAGTTCATCGCGATGCCGGCGCGGGAGACCGCGCGGTTCCTCGAACGCGCCAGATATCGGCCCGAATTAGTGATCCTCGATCCACCGCGCACCGGCGCCGCCCAGCTAATGGAGACGGTCGCGCGCCTCAAGGCGGCCCAGGTGCTTTACGTCTCATGCGACCCCTCAACACTGCTCCGCGATCTTGGCCGGCTCGCCGCCGCCGGCTACCGCCTTGGCCGCGTTCGCGCTTTCGATTTCTTTCCGCAGACCCATCACCTTGAAGCGGTCGCCGAGATGCTATTGACTTAG
- a CDS encoding Rieske 2Fe-2S domain-containing protein, giving the protein MSDKSRRRAALANPHRDQVRATPTAESIRYRVGLAAEVKPGHSMKFLMPIRGADEECFVINYHGHFHAYVNQCRHIPMAMDWVDNQFFAERGRYLMCQTHNAYYQPDTGECISGPRGACGKFLYRIELSVEDGVIYANPMDYELDDE; this is encoded by the coding sequence ATGTCGGATAAATCGCGCCGCCGGGCCGCGCTCGCCAACCCGCATCGCGATCAGGTTCGCGCGACGCCGACGGCTGAATCGATCCGCTATCGGGTAGGACTCGCCGCGGAAGTAAAGCCCGGCCACTCGATGAAATTTCTGATGCCGATTCGCGGCGCTGACGAGGAGTGCTTCGTGATCAATTATCACGGCCATTTCCACGCCTACGTCAACCAGTGCCGTCACATCCCGATGGCGATGGATTGGGTGGACAATCAGTTCTTCGCCGAGCGCGGCCGCTACCTGATGTGCCAGACCCACAACGCCTATTACCAGCCCGATACCGGCGAATGCATCTCCGGGCCGCGCGGCGCCTGCGGCAAGTTTCTCTATCGAATCGAACTCAGCGTCGAGGATGGCGTGATTTACGCCAATCCGATGGACTATGAATTGGACGACGAATGA
- a CDS encoding alpha/beta hydrolase, whose protein sequence is MPTFTHGEVSLYYEEFGSGYPILLFAPGGMGSAIEFWHRSPFDPTKEFAADFRVIAMDQRNAGRSQGPVTAADGWHTYAADHLALLDHLKIDRSHIMGGCIGSSYCLGLIKAAPSRISAAVLQNPIGLHENRAAFREMFDNWAGKLPAPRRISDGDFAAFRETMYGGDFVFSVSQDFVRSCTTPMLLLCGDDLYHPAPISDEIARLNPSIEVVKSWKSATSAPAAVKRVREFLKRHSS, encoded by the coding sequence ATGCCAACGTTCACACACGGCGAGGTTTCGCTCTACTACGAGGAATTCGGCAGTGGGTATCCCATCCTGCTCTTCGCACCGGGCGGGATGGGTTCGGCGATCGAGTTCTGGCATCGCAGTCCGTTCGATCCGACGAAAGAGTTTGCCGCCGACTTTCGCGTCATAGCGATGGATCAGCGCAACGCCGGCCGTTCTCAGGGTCCGGTAACCGCCGCCGATGGCTGGCATACCTACGCGGCCGATCATCTGGCGCTGCTCGACCATCTGAAGATCGATCGCAGCCATATCATGGGCGGCTGCATCGGGTCGTCCTATTGCCTGGGTCTGATCAAAGCGGCACCGTCGCGGATCAGTGCCGCGGTGCTGCAAAATCCGATCGGATTGCACGAGAATCGCGCGGCGTTTCGCGAGATGTTTGACAATTGGGCGGGCAAACTGCCGGCTCCGCGCCGGATCAGTGACGGCGATTTTGCGGCCTTCCGCGAAACCATGTACGGCGGCGATTTCGTTTTTTCCGTGTCGCAGGATTTTGTGCGCTCGTGTACAACCCCGATGCTCCTGTTGTGCGGCGACGATCTCTATCATCCCGCGCCGATTTCCGACGAGATCGCGCGGCTTAATCCGAGTATCGAGGTAGTTAAGTCGTGGAAGAGCGCCACGAGTGCGCCCGCAGCGGTGAAGCGCGTGCGGGAGTTTCTCAAACGACACTCGAGCTGA
- a CDS encoding NAD-glutamate dehydrogenase domain-containing protein: MAFEPSPSPALASVEETDQARRAKIFRERMFARLPAELATDFPAADRLVLAEQGFEFFRRREEAVKVRAAAVAEHDGLVAVETVMPDCPFIVDSIREYFRGRGLPLRTLLHPRFNVSRESDGAVVSFEQGSSAERAESFTHAEIELNATPDACRSIEADLTRVLNQVHRATEDFPAMTARALQICEETAAARGLVEVRDFLRWLVQSGFVFLGYRRYRVEPYEGRPSIVTEAGTGLGIMRDESNSRFASPKPLDDLDDGLRRLLFDHPALIVGKTRAESEVHRRALMDDITIRRCDAAGRAIGFDRFLGLFTSKALTEEAEHIPVLRAKLRELIEAEGVAAGTHDYKALVAAFNGFPKQELFRARIDELRRQLHVILDVENEAEVRLRLASDAVRGVVIALVIMPRDRFSAEVRERIQAALAAQLGGRLVYYHLALGESYTARLHFCFAATPPPPAVEEELSEEIVRLARSWEDLLQERLSGQFGTARGRELFARWTPAFTVQYRASTPPELAADDIDQVERLGGEGRFSVLIGAAAGGADQQTSELRLYEFGEAPILSELVPVLQNFGISVISEEAHEFHLHSGTQPQPAYVQAFRVRTLDGEPLERTPGAALLADALVAVRTGRAEDDPLNALTLSAGLEWRETALIRAYLAAAFQMRLAPARPATRRPFLLCPQLARILVKLFRARFDPGQEALAGALEELRENYFAELAGVENIGDDRFARTVLAMVEATTRSNYFSDAPAPYIALKFASAKIPGLPDTAPLYEIHVDSPAMAGCHLRGGTIARGGIRYSDRFDDYRTEILDLMKTQTVKNAIIVPTGAKGGFIVKSRPGRAPDRAAVVDAYSTLINAMLELTDNVVEGRVVHPAGVRVRDDDGAYLVVAADKGTAAFSDIANGLAEARGFWLGDAFASGGEHGYDHKRLGITARGAWESAKRHLRELGRDLLRGAPVTVVGIGDMSGDVFGNGMLQSDNLKLIAAFDHRHIFIDPNPDPVKSYAERKRLYEQPSSQWSDYDPTLISDGGGVFRRGQKRIQLSPAAQLALGCASAELDADSLVQTILRAPVDLLYNGGIGTYVKAQSESDAAVGDHANDSCRVTAGELHCKIAVEGGNLGFTQKARIEYAAAGGRINTDAIDNSAGVDMSDHEVNLKILLQPVVARGALSEGKRNRLLAAAAEEVAASVLRDNRDQALLLSLEQARGRSDPAAIAEHASVLAQRALVRPEMRSQPGAPGFTRPEFAELTAVSKIDLASVLTSSELAEDPYLVERYLRPYFPGAIANEFAADLPNHGLRRELIATRVANELVDLMGSAFVFNLQLDFDLETFAAVLAWLIAADVIDLRARADQVHRDAAGMEATAEVETFLALGETARRACAWSITRAERASSESLGAIVERFKPAFADLLQHLEDALTGVERERFERTYRELRASVQQEALALELARLGFANHLLNILDLSFAGVGDAAEIARVYFGMSEQFDFATLEGAIDGLRHRDRWERRAASDLRAELAWARIQLCRARLRTGGNGAPPPANGRRRSELEVDRLMRDLRAMPALSLAPIQVTVRAIARLANLA, translated from the coding sequence GTGGCATTCGAACCCAGTCCTTCACCTGCGCTTGCCTCAGTCGAAGAGACCGATCAGGCGCGGCGCGCAAAGATCTTCCGCGAGCGGATGTTCGCGCGACTTCCGGCCGAGCTGGCCACGGACTTTCCAGCGGCGGATCGCCTGGTGCTCGCCGAGCAAGGCTTCGAGTTTTTCCGGCGGCGCGAAGAAGCGGTTAAGGTGCGCGCAGCGGCGGTTGCCGAGCACGACGGGCTGGTCGCGGTGGAAACCGTGATGCCCGATTGCCCGTTCATTGTGGACAGCATTCGGGAATATTTCCGGGGGCGCGGTCTGCCGCTGCGGACGCTGCTGCATCCGCGTTTTAACGTCAGTCGGGAAAGCGACGGTGCGGTCGTGTCATTCGAGCAGGGCAGCTCGGCGGAACGCGCCGAGTCGTTTACTCACGCGGAGATCGAGCTCAACGCGACCCCCGACGCCTGCCGCAGTATCGAGGCCGATCTGACCCGCGTGCTTAATCAGGTGCACCGCGCAACGGAAGACTTTCCGGCGATGACCGCGCGCGCCCTGCAGATTTGCGAGGAGACGGCGGCGGCGCGCGGGCTGGTCGAAGTTCGCGATTTTCTGCGCTGGCTGGTGCAGAGCGGCTTCGTCTTTCTCGGTTATCGCCGCTACCGGGTTGAGCCGTACGAGGGTCGCCCGAGTATCGTGACCGAGGCCGGGACGGGTCTCGGGATCATGCGCGACGAGTCCAATTCACGTTTCGCCTCGCCCAAGCCACTCGACGACCTCGACGATGGCTTGCGCCGCCTGCTCTTCGATCATCCGGCGCTGATCGTCGGCAAAACGCGCGCCGAGTCGGAAGTTCATCGACGCGCGCTGATGGACGATATCACGATCCGGCGCTGCGACGCGGCGGGCCGTGCCATCGGTTTTGATCGTTTTCTGGGACTCTTCACCTCGAAGGCCCTGACCGAGGAAGCCGAGCACATCCCGGTGCTGCGGGCGAAGCTGCGCGAGTTGATCGAGGCGGAGGGCGTCGCGGCAGGAACGCACGATTACAAGGCGCTGGTGGCGGCCTTTAACGGCTTTCCCAAGCAGGAACTGTTTCGCGCGCGGATCGACGAATTGCGCCGGCAGTTGCACGTGATTCTTGACGTCGAGAACGAGGCCGAGGTGCGCCTGCGGCTGGCGAGCGACGCGGTGCGCGGCGTGGTGATCGCATTGGTGATAATGCCGCGTGATCGGTTTTCGGCGGAAGTCCGCGAGCGGATCCAGGCGGCGCTGGCGGCGCAGCTCGGAGGGCGGCTGGTCTATTACCACCTTGCGCTCGGCGAGAGCTACACGGCGCGCCTGCATTTCTGCTTTGCGGCGACGCCGCCGCCCCCCGCAGTGGAGGAGGAGCTGAGCGAGGAGATCGTGCGCCTGGCGCGAAGCTGGGAAGATTTGCTGCAAGAGCGCCTGAGCGGGCAGTTCGGGACGGCGCGAGGGCGCGAGCTGTTCGCGCGCTGGACGCCCGCCTTCACGGTGCAGTACCGCGCCAGCACGCCGCCGGAGCTGGCGGCCGACGATATCGATCAGGTCGAACGGCTGGGCGGCGAAGGCCGCTTCAGCGTGCTGATCGGCGCCGCCGCCGGCGGCGCCGATCAGCAGACCAGCGAGCTGCGCCTCTATGAGTTCGGCGAGGCGCCAATCCTGTCGGAACTGGTGCCGGTGCTGCAGAACTTCGGCATCTCGGTGATTTCCGAAGAAGCGCACGAGTTCCATTTGCACTCCGGCACGCAGCCGCAGCCGGCTTATGTGCAGGCTTTTCGTGTCCGCACGCTTGACGGTGAACCACTCGAACGGACGCCGGGCGCGGCGCTGCTCGCCGACGCCCTGGTAGCGGTGCGCACAGGCCGGGCGGAGGACGATCCGCTCAACGCGCTGACCCTCAGCGCGGGCCTTGAGTGGCGCGAAACGGCCTTGATCCGCGCCTACCTGGCTGCGGCCTTCCAGATGCGCCTGGCGCCGGCGCGTCCGGCCACGCGCCGGCCGTTTTTGCTCTGTCCGCAGCTCGCGCGCATTCTGGTTAAGCTTTTTCGCGCGCGCTTCGATCCCGGACAGGAGGCGCTTGCTGGTGCACTCGAAGAGTTGCGCGAGAATTACTTCGCCGAGCTGGCCGGGGTTGAGAATATCGGCGACGATCGCTTTGCCCGCACCGTCCTCGCGATGGTGGAGGCGACCACGCGCAGCAACTATTTCAGCGACGCGCCGGCGCCCTATATCGCGCTCAAGTTTGCGAGCGCAAAAATCCCGGGCTTGCCGGATACGGCCCCGTTGTACGAAATCCACGTCGACTCGCCGGCGATGGCCGGATGTCATTTGCGCGGCGGCACAATCGCGCGCGGCGGGATTCGCTACAGCGATCGCTTCGACGACTATCGCACGGAAATTCTCGACCTGATGAAGACCCAGACGGTCAAGAACGCGATCATTGTGCCGACCGGCGCCAAGGGCGGGTTCATCGTCAAGAGCCGGCCGGGCCGCGCACCTGATCGCGCCGCAGTGGTTGACGCCTACTCGACGCTGATCAACGCGATGCTCGAACTGACCGACAACGTCGTCGAGGGCCGCGTGGTTCATCCGGCCGGCGTGCGCGTGCGGGACGACGACGGCGCCTACCTGGTCGTCGCCGCCGACAAGGGCACGGCAGCGTTTTCAGACATCGCCAACGGGCTCGCGGAGGCTCGCGGCTTCTGGCTCGGCGACGCCTTCGCCTCGGGTGGCGAACATGGCTACGACCACAAGCGGCTCGGAATCACGGCGCGCGGCGCCTGGGAATCCGCCAAGCGCCATCTGCGCGAGCTGGGCCGCGACCTGCTGCGCGGGGCGCCCGTGACGGTGGTGGGCATTGGCGACATGTCGGGCGATGTCTTCGGCAACGGGATGTTGCAATCCGACAATCTCAAGCTGATCGCCGCCTTCGATCATCGCCATATCTTCATCGATCCGAATCCCGATCCGGTGAAAAGCTACGCCGAGCGCAAGCGCCTGTACGAACAGCCGAGTTCGCAGTGGTCGGATTACGATCCCACCCTGATCAGCGACGGCGGCGGGGTTTTCCGGCGCGGACAAAAGCGCATCCAACTCAGTCCGGCTGCGCAGTTGGCGCTCGGCTGCGCCAGCGCCGAGCTTGATGCCGACAGCCTGGTCCAGACTATCCTGCGCGCTCCGGTTGATCTTTTGTACAACGGCGGCATCGGGACTTACGTCAAGGCGCAGAGCGAGAGCGATGCCGCGGTCGGCGACCATGCCAACGACTCCTGCCGCGTGACGGCTGGGGAACTGCACTGCAAAATCGCGGTCGAAGGCGGGAACCTCGGCTTCACGCAAAAAGCGCGTATCGAATACGCAGCCGCGGGCGGCCGGATCAACACCGACGCGATCGATAACTCCGCGGGCGTCGATATGTCCGATCACGAGGTCAACCTCAAGATTCTGCTGCAGCCGGTGGTCGCACGCGGCGCCTTGAGCGAGGGCAAGCGCAATCGCCTGCTCGCGGCCGCGGCCGAAGAAGTCGCCGCGAGCGTGTTGCGCGACAATCGCGATCAGGCGCTGCTGCTGAGCCTCGAGCAAGCGCGCGGCCGGAGCGATCCGGCGGCCATCGCTGAGCATGCCAGCGTGCTTGCCCAGCGCGCGTTAGTGCGTCCGGAGATGCGCTCGCAGCCGGGCGCGCCGGGCTTCACGCGGCCGGAATTCGCCGAACTGACGGCGGTGAGCAAGATCGACCTCGCGTCGGTGTTGACGTCAAGCGAACTCGCCGAAGACCCATATCTGGTCGAGCGCTACTTGCGGCCCTACTTCCCGGGGGCCATCGCCAATGAATTCGCGGCCGACCTGCCCAATCACGGTTTGCGGCGCGAGTTGATCGCGACCCGCGTCGCCAACGAATTGGTGGATCTGATGGGTTCGGCCTTTGTCTTCAATCTGCAGCTTGACTTCGATCTGGAAACTTTCGCGGCGGTGCTAGCTTGGCTTATCGCCGCAGACGTGATCGATCTGCGCGCTCGTGCTGACCAGGTCCATCGGGATGCGGCGGGGATGGAGGCAACCGCGGAAGTCGAAACCTTCCTGGCGTTGGGCGAGACCGCGCGGCGCGCCTGCGCCTGGTCGATTACCCGTGCGGAACGGGCGTCAAGCGAAAGCCTCGGCGCGATCGTGGAGCGTTTCAAACCCGCCTTCGCCGATCTGCTGCAGCATCTCGAGGACGCACTCACCGGCGTCGAGCGCGAACGCTTCGAGCGCACCTATCGCGAGTTACGCGCGTCGGTGCAACAGGAAGCGCTGGCGCTTGAACTGGCGCGGCTGGGTTTCGCCAATCATCTGCTCAACATTCTCGATTTAAGTTTTGCCGGGGTCGGCGACGCGGCGGAAATTGCGCGGGTCTATTTCGGTATGAGCGAGCAGTTTGATTTCGCGACGCTCGAAGGCGCGATTGACGGGCTGCGTCATCGGGACAGGTGGGAGCGGCGCGCCGCGAGTGATTTGCGCGCGGAGCTAGCCTGGGCGCGGATCCAGCTCTGCCGCGCACGGCTTCGCACCGGCGGTAATGGCGCGCCGCCGCCCGCGAATGGACGCCGACGCAGCGAGCTCGAGGTTGATCGCCTGATGCGGGACTTGCGCGCGATGCCCGCGTTAAGCCTGGCGCCGATTCAGGTGACCGTGCGCGCGATCGCCCGACTGGCGAATCTGGCCTGA